Proteins encoded within one genomic window of Pongo abelii isolate AG06213 chromosome 18, NHGRI_mPonAbe1-v2.0_pri, whole genome shotgun sequence:
- the SDR42E1 gene encoding short-chain dehydrogenase/reductase family 42E member 1 has protein sequence MDPKRSQKETVLITGGSGYFGFRLGCALNQKGVHVILFDISSPAQTIPEGIKFIQGDIRHLSDVEKAFQDADVTCVFHIASYGMSGREQLNRNLIEEVNVRGTDNILQACQRRRVPRLVYTSTFNVIFGGQVIRNGDESLPYLPLHLHPDHYSRTKSIAEQKVLEANGTPLDRGDGVLRTCALRPAGIYGPGEQRHLPRIVSYIEKGLFKFVYGDPRSLVEFVHVDNLVQAHIRASEALRADKGHIASGQPYFISDGRPVNNFEFFRPLVEGLGYTFPSTRLPLTLVYCFAFLTEMVHFILGRLYNFQPFLTRTEVYKTGVTHYFSLEKAKKELGYKAQPFDLQEAVEWFKAHGHGRSSGSRDSECFVWDGLLVFLLFIAVLMWLPSSVILSL, from the exons ATGGACCCCAAAAGATCTCAAAAGGAAACTGTCCTCATTACAGGAGGAAGTGGCTATTTTGGTTTTCG CCTGGGCTGTGCCCTGAACCAAAAGGGAGTCCATGTGATTCTGTTTGACATCAGCAGCCCTGCTCAAACCATTCCAGAAGGAATCAAGTTTATACAAGGAGACATCCGCCACCTGTCTGACGTAGAGAAAGCCTTCCAGGATGCAGACGTCACTTGTGTGTTCCATATTGCCTCTTATGGTATGTCAGGGCGGGAGCAACTCAATCGAAATCTGATCGAAGAAGTCAACGTCAGGGGCACAGACAACATCCTCCAGGCTTGCCAAAGGAGAAGGGTGCCCAGGTTAGTTTACACCAGCACTTTCAATGTCATCTTTGGAGGTCAAGTTATCAGAAATGGGGATGAATCTCTGCCCTACCTGCCTCTTCACCTCCACCCTGATCACTACTCTCGGACAAAGTCAATTGCAGAGCAGAAGGTGCTGGAGGCGAATGGTACACCCCTGGACAGAGGCGACGGTGTCTTAAGAACCTGCGCTCTGAGGCCAGCTGGCATCTATGGGCCTGGAGAACAAAGACACCTTCCCAGAATAGTCAGCTACATCGAGAAGGGTCTGTTCAAGTTTGTCTACGGGGACCCCAGGAGCCTGGTTGAGTTTGTCCACGTGGATAACTTGGTGCAGGCTCACATTCGGGCCTCAGAAGCCCTGAGAGCTGACAAGGGCCATATTGCCTCTGGGCAGCCCTACTTCATCTCAGATGGCAGACCCGTGAACAACTTTGAGTTCTTCCGGCCTCTGGTTGAGGGCCTGGGCTACACATTCCCATCTACCCGCCTGCCATTGACCTTGGTCTACTGCTTTGCTTTTCTAACAGAGATGGTTCACTTCATTTTGGGTCGACTCTACAACTTCCAGCCCTTCCTCACTCGCACTGAAGTTTACAAAACTGGTGTCACACATTATTTTAGCTTAGAGAAAGCCAAGAAAGAGCTGGGTTATAAGGCTCAGCCATTTGACCTCCAGGAAGCAGTGGAATGGTTTAAAGCCCATGGTCATGGCAGAAGTTCTGGAAGTCGCGACTCAGAGTGTTTTGTTTGGGATGGGCTATTGGTCTTCCTCCTGTTTATAGCAGTTCTCATGTGGCTGCCTTCTTCTGTGATTCTGTCACTGTGA